The following are from one region of the Juglans regia cultivar Chandler chromosome 10, Walnut 2.0, whole genome shotgun sequence genome:
- the LOC109020480 gene encoding NEDD8 ultimate buster 1-like, translating to MMGLMLQANGKQLIRSENYKDGLEVLTMGEEALSLCNPKVIELIDNVPILQMDMVWCYFMLRDIRWLSVAGALLEKAREGMNMLMGKTTHVLDSSKQVAIQSLQCQFSNVYFPLMAFSSLDKKHKKFSPFLFGITTDS from the exons ATGATGGGACTGATGCTTCAGGCAAATGGAAAGCAACTAATTAGGAGTGAGAACTACAAAGATGGATTAGAAGTGCTCACCATGGGAGAG GAGGCTTTATCTCTTTGCAATCCAAAGGTCATCGAG TTGATTGACAATGTCCCAATACTGCAAATGGACATGGTCTGGTGTTATTTCATGCTCCGAGATATCAGATGGCTCTCGGTGGCAGGAGCACTCCTGGAAAAGGCTAGGGAAGGAATGAACATGCTCATGGGAAAGACTACTCATGTGTTAGACTCCTCCAAGCAGGTCGCCATCCAGAGCTTGCAATGTCAGTTTTCAAATGTATACTTTCCACTCATGGCTTTCTCCAGCTTagacaaaaaacataaaaaattctccCCATTTTTATTTGGCATAACCACAGACTCCTGA